In Sulfurimonas hongkongensis, a single genomic region encodes these proteins:
- the dnaE gene encoding DNA polymerase III subunit alpha has protein sequence MSVKPFTHLHLHTEYSLLDGANKLTNLVSRVKELGMTSVAMTDHGNMFGAIDFYHQMRAAGIKPIIGMEGYIHNGETLDDKSTKQRFHICLFAKNKKGYENLMYLSSKAFIDGFYYFPRINKNELRAHSEGIICTSACLQGEVNWHLNLANERNVKNGALGYEGAKAVALEYQDIFGDDFYLELMRHGIGDQLYIDNSILKISKETGIKIVATNDTHYTYPDDAQYHEAFMCIGMNKLYDDPNRMRHSVHEFYLKSPEQMSRLFADIPEAITYTQEIVDKCEDFEPVVKTPTPPNFKFTPEYAQKDGLALSSDDKDIMDAEYFVFCCQRGLEERLKIVPEQKHEEYKKRLEFEMNIINSMKFPGYMLIVWDFVKFAKEEGIAVGPGRGSAAGSLVAFALDITDIDPMKYDLLFERFLNPERVSMPDIDMDFMQARRGEVIDYVVEKYGRNQVAQIITFGSLLAKGVIRDVARVLDMPLSQADNMAKLVPDELGITLNGREKNGEFIKGAFQKEPKLQELIGTDANAARVWEFAKKLEGLKRNSGIHAAGVVISNEELWYKTPIYKPSGEDTFVTQYSLNYLEDVDLIKFDFLGLKTLDVIYNAIKLVKHRYDKDIDWHKIDENDPKVYDVIRGGDTVGMFQIESSGMQDLNRRLKPDSFEDLIAVLALYRPGPMESGMLDSFIERKHGREAIEYTFEPMEAILGNTYGVIVYQEQVMQIVQTIGGFSLGYSDIIRRAMGKKSDMSAYNDEFASGAQKQGYDYAQASKLFDLIEKFAGYGFNKSHSAAYAMVTFQTAWLKTYYPNEFMAALLTSDKDNTDKVVRYIDEVKRMKIELSPPDICDSLLEFSAISKDDREVILFGLGAIKGVGGAAIESMLKEREENGDYTSLEDFVNRIEPSKVNKRVIESIIKAGGFDRYGYSRKALLDQIELIVDTAKDASMARKNAHGSLFGDDDEITSVKLSLSNSDEYSLKEILEFEKDTLGFYVSGHPLDEFREKLEELNYSLSSELSSIKDGSYAIFIGKVEEIVKKTSKKGNQFAIVSLMDFHGNIEIMLFSDKLEQLQAMDLSEPIAFKAKITHTDMFTRIGVSKIMTLKDAKKETKKVKKEVREIPEEPINLSIRLDESTTILEELYRLIRQNPGSRELKITIISKLQNVVIDSAIRVDSKIITALDGNAAVDILV, from the coding sequence TTGAGTGTAAAACCTTTCACACACCTACATCTTCATACCGAATACTCACTACTTGATGGTGCAAACAAGCTTACAAACCTAGTCTCAAGAGTCAAAGAGCTTGGCATGACAAGTGTCGCCATGACAGATCACGGGAATATGTTTGGCGCAATTGATTTTTATCATCAGATGAGAGCAGCTGGCATAAAGCCTATTATTGGGATGGAGGGTTATATCCATAACGGTGAAACACTTGATGACAAAAGCACCAAACAGAGATTTCATATCTGCCTTTTTGCTAAAAATAAAAAGGGTTATGAAAATCTAATGTACTTATCTTCAAAAGCCTTTATAGATGGTTTTTACTACTTTCCACGCATCAACAAAAATGAGCTAAGAGCACATAGTGAGGGCATTATCTGCACCTCTGCTTGTCTTCAAGGAGAGGTTAACTGGCATCTAAACCTAGCTAATGAGAGAAATGTAAAAAATGGTGCTTTAGGATATGAGGGAGCTAAGGCTGTTGCGTTAGAGTATCAAGATATTTTTGGGGATGATTTTTACTTAGAACTTATGCGTCATGGCATAGGTGACCAACTCTACATAGATAATAGCATACTAAAAATCTCTAAAGAGACAGGCATAAAGATAGTAGCTACAAACGATACTCACTATACATATCCAGATGATGCACAATATCATGAAGCATTTATGTGCATCGGGATGAATAAACTCTATGATGACCCAAATCGTATGCGTCACTCAGTCCATGAGTTTTACTTAAAATCGCCCGAGCAGATGTCAAGACTCTTTGCAGATATCCCAGAAGCTATAACATATACCCAGGAGATTGTAGATAAGTGTGAAGATTTTGAGCCAGTGGTAAAGACTCCAACTCCGCCAAACTTTAAGTTTACTCCAGAGTATGCACAAAAAGATGGACTAGCTCTTAGCAGTGATGATAAAGATATTATGGATGCTGAGTATTTTGTATTTTGTTGTCAAAGAGGGCTTGAGGAGAGGTTAAAGATTGTTCCAGAACAAAAGCATGAAGAGTACAAAAAGAGATTAGAGTTTGAGATGAATATCATAAACTCAATGAAGTTTCCCGGTTACATGCTTATAGTTTGGGACTTTGTAAAGTTTGCAAAAGAAGAGGGTATTGCAGTAGGCCCTGGGCGTGGCTCAGCAGCTGGAAGCCTTGTAGCTTTCGCTTTGGATATTACAGATATTGATCCTATGAAATATGATCTTCTCTTTGAGAGATTTTTAAATCCTGAACGTGTAAGTATGCCTGATATCGATATGGACTTTATGCAGGCTCGCCGTGGTGAGGTTATAGACTATGTTGTAGAGAAGTATGGGCGCAATCAAGTAGCTCAGATCATAACCTTTGGTTCACTTCTTGCAAAGGGGGTCATCCGTGATGTCGCAAGAGTTTTAGATATGCCACTCTCTCAAGCTGATAACATGGCAAAACTTGTTCCAGATGAGCTTGGCATCACACTAAATGGAAGAGAGAAAAATGGAGAGTTCATTAAAGGTGCTTTTCAAAAAGAGCCGAAACTTCAAGAGCTTATTGGCACTGATGCAAATGCTGCAAGAGTTTGGGAGTTTGCAAAAAAGCTAGAGGGGTTGAAGCGTAACTCTGGTATTCATGCGGCTGGTGTGGTTATCTCAAATGAAGAGCTTTGGTATAAAACACCAATTTATAAGCCATCAGGCGAAGATACCTTTGTAACGCAGTACTCACTAAACTATCTTGAAGATGTTGACCTCATTAAGTTTGACTTCCTTGGACTTAAGACTCTTGATGTGATCTACAACGCTATAAAACTTGTAAAACATAGATATGACAAGGATATAGATTGGCATAAGATAGATGAAAATGACCCTAAGGTTTATGATGTTATCCGCGGCGGAGATACTGTCGGGATGTTTCAGATAGAGTCAAGCGGTATGCAGGATTTAAACAGAAGATTAAAACCAGATAGTTTTGAGGATTTGATCGCAGTTTTGGCTCTTTATAGACCTGGACCTATGGAGTCTGGGATGCTTGATAGTTTTATAGAGCGAAAACATGGAAGAGAGGCTATAGAGTACACATTTGAGCCGATGGAAGCCATACTTGGAAACACTTATGGAGTCATCGTATATCAAGAGCAGGTTATGCAGATAGTTCAAACTATTGGTGGATTTAGCCTTGGTTATTCTGATATTATCCGTCGTGCTATGGGTAAAAAGTCAGATATGTCAGCCTATAACGATGAGTTTGCATCTGGCGCACAAAAGCAGGGTTACGACTATGCACAAGCTTCAAAGCTTTTTGATTTGATTGAAAAATTTGCTGGATATGGATTTAACAAGTCTCACTCCGCAGCTTACGCTATGGTTACCTTTCAAACTGCATGGCTAAAGACCTACTATCCAAATGAGTTTATGGCAGCCCTTCTCACATCAGACAAAGATAACACAGATAAAGTGGTCCGTTACATCGATGAAGTAAAGAGGATGAAGATAGAACTCTCTCCTCCTGATATTTGTGACTCACTCTTAGAATTTTCTGCTATTAGTAAGGATGATAGAGAGGTTATTCTTTTTGGGCTTGGTGCTATTAAAGGTGTCGGTGGTGCTGCCATCGAGTCTATGTTAAAAGAGAGAGAAGAAAATGGAGACTATACAAGTTTAGAGGATTTTGTAAACAGAATCGAACCTAGTAAAGTAAACAAAAGAGTTATAGAGTCCATCATAAAAGCTGGTGGTTTTGATAGATATGGCTACTCAAGAAAAGCACTACTTGATCAGATAGAACTCATAGTAGATACTGCAAAAGATGCTTCAATGGCAAGAAAAAATGCGCATGGAAGCCTCTTTGGAGATGATGATGAGATAACAAGTGTTAAGCTCTCTTTGAGCAACTCTGATGAGTATAGTTTAAAAGAGATTTTGGAGTTTGAAAAAGATACTTTAGGTTTTTATGTCTCAGGACATCCGCTTGATGAGTTTAGAGAAAAACTAGAAGAGTTAAACTACTCTTTATCTTCTGAGTTAAGTAGCATCAAAGATGGTTCCTATGCTATTTTTATAGGTAAAGTAGAAGAGATTGTAAAAAAGACATCTAAAAAAGGAAACCAGTTTGCAATAGTCTCTTTGATGGACTTTCATGGAAACATAGAGATAATGCTCTTTAGCGATAAGTTAGAGCAACTCCAAGCCATGGATTTGAGCGAGCCAATAGCTTTTAAGGCAAAAATAACTCATACAGATATGTTTACAAGAATAGGCGTAAGCAAAATTATGACGCTCAAAGATGCTAAAAAAGAGACAAAAAAAGTAAAAAAAGAGGTCAGAGAAATCCCAGAAGAGCCTATAAACTTATCTATAAGACTAGATGAGAGTACTACTATCTTAGAAGAGTTATACAGACTTATAAGACAAAATCCTGGAAGCCGTGAGCTTAAAATCACCATCATCTCAAAGCTTCAAAATGTAGTAATAGACTCAGCCATAAGAGTAGATAGCAAAATCATAACAGCACTTGATGGTAATGCGGCTGTGGATATTTTGGTTTAG
- the efp gene encoding elongation factor P, with product MATVGMGDIKKGVRLIVGEVPCKVVEFQHVKPGKGAAFVRMKAKSFLNGKVVEKTVHAGDKFEVPVIDYKTMQYLYDDGEMYQFMDNDTYDQLGLSYEQCDDASKWFKDGVNVDIIFYKGNAISVAAPEVMELIVTETPPNFKGDTSSGSKKPATLETGAVVQIPYHVLEGDLIRVNTVDGEYLEKVK from the coding sequence ATGGCAACTGTCGGGATGGGTGATATAAAAAAAGGTGTTCGCTTAATAGTAGGCGAAGTTCCTTGTAAAGTAGTAGAGTTTCAACATGTAAAACCAGGAAAAGGTGCGGCTTTTGTTCGTATGAAAGCGAAGAGTTTTTTAAATGGTAAGGTAGTTGAGAAGACTGTTCACGCTGGAGATAAGTTTGAAGTTCCAGTAATTGACTATAAAACTATGCAGTATCTTTATGATGATGGTGAGATGTATCAGTTTATGGATAACGACACTTATGACCAACTTGGTCTTTCGTATGAGCAGTGCGATGATGCTTCAAAGTGGTTCAAAGATGGTGTAAATGTGGATATAATTTTTTACAAAGGAAATGCAATATCTGTTGCTGCTCCTGAAGTAATGGAGCTTATAGTTACAGAGACTCCTCCAAACTTTAAAGGCGATACTTCAAGCGGAAGTAAAAAACCTGCAACACTAGAGACTGGTGCAGTTGTTCAAATTCCTTACCATGTTTTAGAGGGTGACCTCATACGAGTAAACACAGTAGATGGAGAGTATCTAGAGAAAGTAAAATAA
- a CDS encoding FixH family protein codes for MKKIIISLLVISSLAFGAGFMDMKDSKDLHIMISSDKVLSEGDNMIVVELNRGGHDGEKVDAKDVRIKFFMPEMPGMPYMESKDICKKVSSYFECNINFPMNGTWQYQIFIKDNKGTDYKQRGSVNLGQASSSNHSHH; via the coding sequence ATGAAAAAGATTATAATTAGCTTGCTTGTGATTTCAAGTTTGGCATTTGGTGCTGGTTTTATGGATATGAAAGATAGTAAAGATTTGCATATCATGATCTCAAGCGATAAGGTTTTAAGCGAGGGCGACAATATGATTGTGGTTGAGTTAAACCGTGGTGGACATGATGGAGAAAAAGTAGATGCAAAGGATGTTCGCATCAAGTTTTTTATGCCAGAAATGCCAGGGATGCCTTACATGGAGTCAAAAGATATTTGTAAAAAAGTCTCTTCTTACTTTGAGTGCAACATCAACTTCCCAATGAATGGAACGTGGCAATATCAGATCTTTATTAAAGACAATAAAGGAACTGACTATAAACAAAGAGGGAGTGTGAACTTAGGTCAAGCATCAAGTTCTAATCACTCACACCACTAG
- a CDS encoding TolC family protein has protein sequence MKMLKLLLLPLLCFSLEFDEMIEVALQKSPQVLAKYEKVLASRHAIDAEVVYKNPIISIGVNDMPLNDNFFKRDIESMQTQFIGISQEFETFGKLDLKESMLRVDTLILEYELEDLRIELYKKIALLVEEIYTKESILEIVEQRKANLRVLLNYYERSVSLSDSLKVSVELSRKIFKLEDESFELKDEITSLKHEFKYLSSQEFRDVKRAKIDDDFRDDGLKNSPAAKILELRTKRFELQSTLEQRKKYSNITLSMSYNNRQNFDDYLSFSTSFALPIYGAEDAKVKVAKAGASEALQKQSDFHKSRVSLFHKNKKRVEYLKKRLMSLEDLQQRYTELEAYENSSIASSITLEKKIENENLLLELKVQKLRYFLDKKRAEFELYYITKESLS, from the coding sequence ATGAAAATGCTAAAACTTTTACTACTGCCGCTTCTTTGTTTTTCTCTTGAGTTTGATGAGATGATAGAAGTTGCACTTCAAAAATCGCCACAAGTTTTGGCAAAGTATGAAAAAGTTTTAGCCTCTAGACACGCTATAGATGCCGAGGTTGTTTATAAAAACCCCATCATCAGCATAGGTGTCAATGATATGCCACTAAACGACAATTTTTTTAAAAGAGATATAGAGTCTATGCAGACCCAGTTTATTGGCATCTCTCAAGAGTTTGAGACCTTTGGTAAACTAGATCTAAAAGAGTCAATGCTTAGAGTTGATACTCTTATCTTAGAGTATGAGCTAGAAGATTTGAGGATTGAGCTCTATAAAAAAATCGCCCTCTTAGTTGAAGAGATATACACAAAAGAGTCCATCTTAGAAATTGTAGAGCAAAGAAAAGCAAATTTGAGAGTACTTCTTAACTACTATGAAAGAAGTGTAAGTCTTAGTGATTCACTTAAAGTAAGTGTAGAACTAAGTCGAAAAATCTTTAAGCTTGAGGATGAGAGTTTTGAGCTCAAAGATGAGATAACCTCACTAAAACATGAGTTTAAATATCTTAGCTCACAAGAGTTTAGAGATGTAAAGCGTGCAAAAATAGATGATGATTTTAGAGATGATGGCTTAAAAAACTCTCCAGCAGCTAAAATCTTAGAGCTTCGCACAAAACGATTTGAACTACAAAGCACTTTAGAACAAAGAAAAAAATACTCAAACATTACTCTAAGTATGAGCTATAACAACCGTCAAAACTTTGATGACTATCTCTCATTTTCTACCTCTTTTGCACTTCCTATCTATGGAGCTGAAGATGCAAAGGTTAAAGTTGCAAAAGCAGGAGCCTCAGAAGCTTTGCAAAAACAGAGTGATTTTCACAAAAGCAGAGTTAGCCTTTTTCACAAAAACAAAAAAAGAGTGGAATATCTCAAAAAAAGACTTATGAGTCTTGAGGATTTACAGCAACGTTACACCGAGTTAGAGGCTTACGAAAACTCAAGCATTGCAAGTTCTATAACACTAGAGAAAAAGATAGAAAATGAAAATCTACTCTTAGAATTAAAAGTGCAAAAATTAAGATACTTCCTTGACAAAAAAAGAGCCGAATTTGAGCTTTACTACATCACAAAAGAGAGTCTATCATGA
- a CDS encoding efflux RND transporter periplasmic adaptor subunit, protein MKIIILILLLVFTSNAKTFEQAFNIKTTKAKFQTKKVTNSYYATTSYDESRIYEVSLRFDGFIETLYADELYKSFKVGDKLFNIYSKEIFTLKNELNSSSDFKKVQDTILQKLRLYELDSKAIDSKGETVSIKSKFSGLVIEKNVFKGSFVKAGSTLFKIADSSKMWVIAKVYQKDIAFVKEGMSASVNIEGFNQPIDAKVSKIYPKINKEDLSFDVRVDLDNKDAKIFPDMFAKVSISKDIKEVLTLPKEAIIKRDGKFYVFTKVSKTEYEPKEVDAKYIGEYYEIFSGINEDTEVVVNALFLLDSDAQTNGYYMSEEW, encoded by the coding sequence ATGAAGATAATAATTTTAATACTTCTTTTAGTTTTTACTTCAAACGCTAAAACATTTGAGCAAGCTTTTAACATCAAAACAACAAAAGCAAAATTTCAAACTAAAAAAGTGACAAATAGCTACTATGCTACCACTTCCTATGATGAGAGCCGCATCTATGAAGTAAGTCTAAGGTTTGATGGCTTTATAGAGACGCTATATGCGGATGAGCTTTACAAGAGTTTTAAAGTTGGTGATAAGCTCTTTAATATCTACTCAAAAGAGATATTTACTCTAAAAAATGAGCTTAACTCATCTAGCGACTTTAAAAAGGTCCAAGATACAATTTTGCAAAAGCTAAGACTCTATGAGTTAGACAGTAAGGCGATAGATTCAAAAGGAGAAACAGTATCTATAAAGAGCAAATTCAGCGGCCTTGTCATAGAAAAAAATGTCTTTAAAGGCTCATTTGTCAAAGCTGGCTCTACTCTTTTTAAGATTGCAGATAGCTCAAAGATGTGGGTGATTGCTAAAGTCTACCAAAAAGATATAGCATTTGTTAAAGAGGGGATGAGTGCGAGTGTAAATATCGAAGGGTTTAATCAACCAATAGATGCAAAGGTAAGCAAAATATATCCAAAGATAAACAAAGAAGACCTGAGCTTTGATGTAAGAGTTGATTTGGATAACAAAGATGCAAAAATATTTCCAGATATGTTTGCAAAAGTCAGCATCTCTAAAGATATAAAAGAGGTTCTAACTCTCCCAAAAGAGGCAATTATAAAAAGAGACGGCAAGTTTTATGTCTTTACAAAAGTCTCCAAAACAGAGTATGAACCAAAAGAAGTAGATGCAAAATATATAGGCGAATATTATGAGATATTTAGCGGGATAAACGAGGATACAGAAGTTGTTGTAAATGCACTGTTTCTACTAGATAGTGATGCACAGACAAACGGATACTATATGAGTGAGGAGTGGTAA
- a CDS encoding efflux RND transporter permease subunit encodes MIERVIDFSSKNIFLVLLISVLLTTISLISIKNLSLDALPDLSPPQVILQVSYKGQSPKIIEEQVSYPLISSLMSLPDIKTIRAMSSFENSLIYIIFKDSTDIYDARSRILEQLSSIIPTLPNEAKVSMGPDATGVGWAYQYILKSDKLNLSELRDYQDYYLKYGLLGVDGVSEVAAVGGFVKSYQLLVDQDKMVKHNIGINEIINALRENNQDIGGGVLLENGYENIIQARGYAKSIADLENITLKVNGVLPLKLKDIAEVREVPEPRRGVADFNGEGEVVGGIVLVRYKENTYEVLQKIKAKIATLQSEDVEIVTAYDRSKLIDRAIDTLKRTLIEESIIVIIIIALFLFHARSALIVIIVLPLTVLFSFALMSFFDIGSNIMSLGGIAIAIGAMVDASIVMIENAHKHLSKSDGSKSTKEIIIESSKQVGRPIFFALILIVVSFLPIFALEGQEARLFSPLAFTKTFAMLVGALLSITLVPVLMLFFIKGEIKEENKNPINRFFISIYMPLLKFALKFKYVILALSIVGIAYLFPLYNAQKWEFMPVLNEQDFMYMPVTPYGISVELAKDLTHETSKIIKSFPEVDTVFGKAGRANSSTDPAPLAMIETIITFKDKSLWREGMTYERLMSDMDEALKIKGLINSWTYPIRGRIDMLLTGIRTPLGIKLYGDDNEVLEELASKIEQRLKNLELTQNISADKSNSGYFLNIDIKQDALARYELNKKEILDTISFGVGGIGVGTFVDGLKRHSISMRVDSSQRDSIESIRELKVKTKLGFLPLNIFADVEFSEGASVIKSEKGMRVSFVYITPKSGVSSEEYKNAAKEVIKGIDFPSSYYYEFAGESEYLESAKKRLTLIVPIVVLSIFVLIYFALRDLTNSLIVFFTLPFAILGGLLYIDYLGFNLSVALVVGFLALLGIAAETAIVMIIYLQEAVEEKTSTFKESIIRGSALRLRPKLMTVFSILGGLIPIMYIDGVGSEVMQRIAAPMIGGIVTSAILTLFLIPILYSLRKR; translated from the coding sequence ATGATTGAAAGAGTCATAGATTTTAGTTCTAAAAATATCTTTTTAGTTCTTCTTATCTCAGTTTTACTAACTACCATAAGTCTCATAAGCATCAAAAATCTCTCACTTGATGCCCTACCCGACTTGTCTCCGCCACAAGTGATTTTGCAAGTCTCATACAAGGGACAATCCCCAAAAATTATAGAAGAGCAGGTCTCCTATCCACTTATTAGCTCGCTTATGTCGCTTCCAGATATCAAAACCATAAGAGCGATGAGTAGTTTTGAGAACTCTCTTATATATATCATCTTTAAAGATAGCACTGATATCTACGACGCAAGAAGCAGAATCCTAGAGCAACTCTCCTCCATCATCCCAACTCTTCCAAATGAGGCAAAGGTTAGTATGGGTCCAGATGCTACTGGAGTTGGCTGGGCTTACCAGTACATTTTAAAGTCTGATAAACTAAACCTATCTGAGCTTAGGGACTATCAAGACTATTACCTAAAATATGGGCTCTTAGGAGTAGATGGAGTTAGTGAAGTAGCCGCTGTTGGTGGTTTTGTTAAGAGTTACCAACTCTTAGTAGACCAAGATAAAATGGTAAAACATAACATTGGCATAAATGAAATCATAAACGCTCTAAGAGAAAACAACCAAGATATAGGCGGAGGCGTACTTTTAGAAAATGGTTATGAAAATATCATACAAGCTCGTGGATATGCAAAAAGCATAGCTGACTTAGAAAATATCACTCTTAAAGTTAATGGAGTTTTACCACTAAAACTAAAAGATATAGCAGAGGTTAGGGAAGTACCAGAGCCTAGACGTGGAGTGGCTGATTTTAATGGAGAGGGTGAAGTAGTAGGCGGTATAGTTCTAGTTAGATACAAAGAAAACACCTATGAAGTGTTGCAAAAGATAAAAGCAAAGATAGCAACCCTGCAAAGTGAAGATGTAGAGATTGTAACTGCTTATGATAGAAGTAAACTCATAGACAGAGCCATCGATACTCTTAAGCGAACACTTATAGAGGAGTCCATCATTGTTATCATTATCATTGCACTCTTTTTGTTTCACGCAAGAAGTGCTCTTATTGTCATTATCGTACTTCCTTTAACTGTACTTTTTAGTTTTGCTCTTATGAGCTTTTTTGATATTGGCTCAAATATCATGAGTTTAGGTGGAATCGCTATTGCCATTGGTGCGATGGTAGATGCTTCTATCGTGATGATAGAGAATGCTCACAAGCATCTAAGTAAGAGTGATGGCTCAAAAAGCACAAAAGAGATAATCATAGAGTCTTCAAAACAGGTTGGACGACCTATCTTTTTTGCACTCATTTTAATCGTAGTCTCATTTTTACCAATCTTCGCACTTGAAGGTCAAGAAGCACGACTTTTCTCACCACTAGCTTTTACTAAGACCTTTGCAATGCTAGTAGGAGCACTACTATCCATCACACTTGTTCCAGTTTTGATGCTCTTTTTCATAAAAGGAGAGATAAAAGAAGAGAATAAAAACCCAATAAATAGATTTTTTATCTCTATCTATATGCCTTTGTTAAAATTTGCTCTAAAATTTAAGTATGTTATTTTAGCTCTTAGCATTGTTGGTATAGCTTATCTTTTTCCACTTTATAATGCTCAAAAATGGGAGTTTATGCCAGTGCTTAATGAGCAGGATTTTATGTATATGCCTGTTACTCCTTATGGCATCAGCGTAGAGCTTGCAAAAGACCTTACACATGAGACAAGCAAAATCATCAAGAGTTTTCCAGAAGTCGATACTGTTTTTGGTAAAGCTGGTCGAGCCAATAGTTCAACAGATCCTGCTCCACTTGCCATGATTGAGACAATCATTACTTTTAAAGATAAATCCCTTTGGAGAGAGGGAATGACTTATGAGAGACTTATGAGCGATATGGACGAAGCACTCAAAATTAAAGGACTTATAAACTCATGGACCTATCCTATACGAGGTAGGATAGATATGCTTCTAACGGGGATAAGAACACCTCTTGGCATAAAGCTCTATGGAGATGATAATGAGGTCTTAGAGGAGTTAGCATCTAAGATAGAGCAAAGATTAAAAAACCTAGAACTTACTCAAAATATCTCCGCAGATAAGTCAAACAGCGGATACTTTTTAAACATAGACATAAAGCAAGATGCCCTTGCAAGGTATGAACTTAACAAAAAAGAGATACTAGATACTATCTCTTTTGGAGTTGGAGGGATTGGAGTTGGGACTTTTGTTGATGGACTCAAACGTCACTCCATCTCTATGAGAGTAGACTCTTCTCAAAGAGATTCTATTGAGAGTATAAGAGAGCTAAAGGTAAAGACTAAACTTGGATTTTTACCTCTAAATATCTTTGCAGATGTAGAGTTTAGTGAGGGTGCAAGTGTAATAAAGAGCGAGAAAGGTATGAGAGTCTCATTTGTCTACATCACTCCAAAAAGCGGTGTAAGCTCAGAGGAGTATAAAAATGCTGCAAAAGAGGTTATCAAGGGTATTGATTTTCCTTCTTCTTACTACTATGAGTTTGCAGGAGAGAGTGAGTATTTAGAATCAGCAAAGAAGAGACTCACACTTATAGTCCCCATAGTTGTTTTGTCAATCTTTGTTCTTATTTATTTCGCTCTAAGAGATTTAACAAACTCTTTGATAGTCTTTTTTACGCTTCCTTTTGCCATACTTGGAGGGCTCCTTTATATAGACTATCTTGGATTTAACCTCTCAGTAGCTTTGGTAGTTGGATTTTTAGCCCTTTTAGGAATTGCAGCTGAGACTGCCATTGTTATGATTATATATCTTCAAGAAGCCGTAGAGGAGAAAACATCGACTTTTAAAGAGTCCATCATAAGAGGTTCTGCTCTTAGGCTTCGTCCAAAACTTATGACAGTTTTTTCCATACTAGGCGGACTTATCCCCATCATGTATATAGATGGAGTTGGTAGTGAAGTGATGCAAAGAATCGCAGCACCGATGATAGGAGGAATAGTTACTTCGGCAATCTTAACTCTTTTTCTCATTCCCATCTTATACTCTCTAAGAAAAAGATAG
- a CDS encoding response regulator transcription factor — protein MKILLLEDDIILSEIVFEHLNEQGFEVDLVYDGEDAYDKILSSSYDLLLLDVNVPTLDGFELLKLLKEQSITTPTIFITSLESAKDLKRGFDLGCDDYLKKPFELLELDTRVNYILKSLQNTKISIDDKRYLDRLTYELVDCDKRVKLSNKEFKIIEYFLRHKDSIISHQELIANIWLESQIPSEATIRTYIKNIRAALGKDFITTIKGVGYRVNCK, from the coding sequence ATGAAGATACTACTTTTAGAAGATGATATCATCCTTAGTGAGATTGTTTTTGAGCATCTAAATGAGCAAGGCTTTGAGGTAGATTTAGTTTATGATGGAGAGGATGCTTATGATAAGATTTTAAGCAGTTCATATGACCTTCTGCTTCTTGATGTAAATGTTCCGACTCTTGATGGATTTGAGCTTCTAAAGTTACTAAAAGAGCAGAGTATTACAACTCCTACTATATTTATAACTTCCTTAGAGAGTGCAAAAGATTTAAAAAGAGGTTTTGATTTAGGTTGTGATGATTACCTCAAAAAACCTTTTGAGCTTTTAGAGCTTGACACAAGAGTCAACTACATCCTAAAATCTCTTCAAAACACAAAAATTAGCATAGATGATAAAAGATACCTTGATAGACTCACATATGAGCTTGTAGATTGTGACAAAAGAGTAAAGCTCTCTAACAAAGAGTTTAAAATCATAGAGTATTTTCTTAGGCACAAAGATAGCATCATTAGCCATCAAGAGCTTATAGCTAACATTTGGCTAGAGTCTCAAATCCCTAGTGAAGCAACTATCAGAACTTATATAAAAAACATAAGAGCAGCTTTAGGAAAAGACTTTATCACTACTATAAAAGGAGTTGGCTATAGAGTTAACTGCAAGTGA